GTTTCAACTTTCAACTTACGAACAACAATTTTTTTATTTGGCCGGCCAACGAGGCAAGAAAGAGAGATATTTTTTTTTGCTTCTGACATATCAACACTTCAAACATATTCAAGACGGGAAGTCTTCATGTGGCATTTTCCATCTTCAATTGATGGCTCCTCTTGTTTGGATGGATCTTCATGATGAACGGCGTCAGAGAGTGGGTCCACCGTGATGTCAACTGGGTGCACTTCCGACACACCTAACTGACTAATTACGACAATAGTCTTAAGTTGTTGATCTGATGAATTTATCTTTTTCTCAGCATCTATTTTCACTCCTGAGTTTCTGTAAACTCCGTACAGAACCATTTGTAACATCCCTAGTATGAATCCCACCACGTTTGGAATCTACAAAATCATTATTAAAACGACCTTCTTTAACAAAAAAATATACACTCTATGAAAATAAATGCTTACAGCTATGCATATGTCGTGGAGGAATGCGCCATAAGCGAACCACATAACGGCACTTATAGTGAGGAAGAACGAGAGGGTGAAGGGCATGAATTCTACACTCTTTGTCTTTATCACACGAGCCTTTTCACACCAACAAGAAAATTTAAAATTATTTTTGCCCAAAATTTGTATACGTTTTGAAATAAGTTTGTGAAGTTAATTTAATAAAATGCTTTTACCACGATCATTAGAGGAGCAGCGAAAACAGAAACAGAAATGGCAACACAAATCCAGCCAATAATAGAGACTTGGAGGCTAGGGCTTTTAACCGCAAAATGTGTAACCATTAGGATCAACGAGAAGAAAGCAACGTTTATCGTGAAGAACAACTTCATAGCTGCGATCTGCAATGTATAAGAGATAGTTCAGAGCAATGATTCCTTATTATCCATGCTTATCTACATACTAAGAAAATTACCCGTTTTTCCCTGGTGGCATAAGCGAAAAATAAGGCGATGTATATAGTCTCCACGATACAGCCAAAAGAGTTGATGGTAATCAGGAGAAAAGCGTCTTGCTTAATCAATGCGTAATAGAGCCATAGCATGCAACTAAATAGCGACACTTGGTACGGTAGTGATTGGAAACTTTCCGTCGATTTATTCTTGTATATTCTATAAAACGTTGGCCTTCAAAAATTCACAACAAAAATCAGAGAAACATTTCCGTTGCTAATCATTCTCAAATAATTATTTTCTTACATAACCATTATCGATAGTATAATAGTATACAGAAATTGGTATGTACTTACAATGGAGCGAGGAATACACAGAAGGATATTGCGTTTCCTGTAATTTCGTGAAATATAACCAACAAAAAGAAATGAGTTGATTGTAGACATAAAAGACTTCTAGTTTTGTGGAGACATGAGTAAATGTAAATGAACCAATCGGAGTTCCCTAACCAACCTCAACGGGGAGTTGAATGGGTGCATTAACCTCACTACACGTACCGAGTATATTATATGGACAATATTGCGTGACGATTTCAATTTGTAAAGCTTTCGTATTGATTCATTTTTGGGTAGTTTGGGATTTAAATACAGGATTAGGAGATCATTAATGATTCCAAATTATGAATAAAAACTTGAAACAAAGTAAGAAATATATATACATATATAAGTAGGTGGTTCATGAATCATGATAAATTAACTTCCCATCAGTTAAATTTGGTTTCTTAATTAGTACCTTTCTGTTTAATTCACGTCTACTAATACAGTGCATGGAACCTTACACATTA
The DNA window shown above is from Brassica oleracea var. oleracea cultivar TO1000 chromosome C3, BOL, whole genome shotgun sequence and carries:
- the LOC106333323 gene encoding bidirectional sugar transporter SWEET15-like translates to MGIMINHHLLAIIFGILGNAISFCVFLAPLPTFYRIYKNKSTESFQSLPYQVSLFSCMLWLYYALIKQDAFLLITINSFGCIVETIYIALFFAYATREKRIAAMKLFFTINVAFFSLILMVTHFAVKSPSLQVSIIGWICVAISVSVFAAPLMIVARVIKTKSVEFMPFTLSFFLTISAVMWFAYGAFLHDICIAIPNVVGFILGMLQMVLYGVYRNSGVKIDAEKKINSSDQQLKTIVVISQLGVSEVHPVDITVDPLSDAVHHEDPSKQEEPSIEDGKCHMKTSRLEYV